The window tgccaaaacagctggtcaggctgattggtcggtagctatttgggttattggctggctttccttctttatagAATATTAGTACATTTGCACGCTTCTAAGAAACCGGGATATAACCagagtataatgataaattaaaaattgcagtgagatattcaaataatttcagtgttttttttttctttctagacgAATAGCTTGTGTACCATCTTCTCctggaaatttatttttttgtgttagtAATTGCTTCTATGAATCCTTGTGCAGATTGAAAGCACTCTGATTATTTGGCAGTAattatcaataaatgtttttattttttactgttttcataatttgtttggTAGCCAATGGTGTACGTCTTTTTCGTATtcctttcaatttgtttttttgtaatcaaatttttcttttatatatatatatatatatatatttattgtattttatgggGGGGGGGTAGATTGAAAACACGCCATATAGGTAAAATGATCACAGTGTGCATCTTTTCCCCATGAAATTTAACTAATTTTTGACTCATGTTATACAAGTTTAGGCATAAgtctagtatgtcactggtaTTGGTGGCATACGTTGTATTCGTAGGCGTGTCGTCGTTCAGGaaggttatgttgtgttcatCTATGAATTGGAGAAGTCTTCATATGCATTTGTTGAATTGCATCCAAGGTtgatgtgtttactgtttaaaTCTCCGATTAAAAGGGTATTTTGATTGTGAGAAAAAGATGTAATTAAATTTAAGTCTATTTGTTTTGTGGATGAACAATAAATTCCAGCTATTGTGACGGTAGAACGATTATTTAACAGGATGTCGGTAGTGATATCTTCATTGTTGCTGTTAATTTGAATTTCAGTaactgataatttgttttatgtagCAGCAACATTCCTCTCTTTTTATCCTGTTTATTTAATCGGTCTTTCCTTATAGTTGTGTagtatggtattttaaatctattggtTTTGTATAGTAAGGTTTCACTTACTATTACAGTTTCTGGGGTAGTTTGTTGAATTAGGTCTtccaatctcatgtttcttggaagccaGTGCACCTTAGATGTTGACATATACAACAGTGAATTTAAGTTGATAGCAGGTATCCTGTAAGTGTTgttaatatttgtgaaatgtaagGTATGATGTGTTTTTATGCCGTGTTTAAGAGTAGGTCAAGACAAGTTGTTTGTGTGGGTTTTATGTATTCGGCTAAAAAGTCTGTcatgaaatttgtaattatatttacaaatttatttggTCATTTGCTTTTGTTTCCTTAATGAGGTTGTCATTATCTTGCGGTTTTTGTGTATGCGTGTTGCGTTTTATCTGCGTACTGTTGTTTGTCACAACTATTGGTTTTTgctgttggttttgttttgatatttgtgcGATTGCTTTTTTAAGTGTTTGTACGTATGTTATTTTGTCTTCTGTCattgttggttttgtttattgTGCATTGGCATCTGTTTCGTTGTCGTTTGATGGTGCGTTTTTAATTtcgtatatttatttgtttgtatttttcacaGCCTTTAGAATTTGATGTGTTCTTagccacagttacaacattttgGGCTTTTCCTGTTCTTTTTTGCATTGCGATACGTGATGTTCCCCACCACATCCACAACACCTCCATGTTGCTGACATGCTACTGAAACATGTCCATATCTCTGACAATTGCAACATTGTGTTACTACAATTGCCGGTGTTTTCATTTGTTCTAATTGGTATCTCTGATACCAGAGTATAATTCCTTTACTTATTAGATTTAACGTATTGTAAGTGTATTTTATGTCGACCAGTACAAGGTTTGtagatttttgtgttattttttatatgataCGGTCAACTTGAGTGTGAGGAATATTTTCTTCGTCTTGTTCCTTTTTGATGTCGTCAGTAATTATCGAGAAATGCTTGCATGCTGTTGCTCAGCCATGAAAACTCATTTCATATAGCTCCCGACCAACAGTTCTTGtactgacgttgcttccagagtcTGTTTACGTTAAATACAAGTCACAAGCAAGCTATATAAACCCATCCACTTATGACAACATTTCCTGGACTGATTACATAGTTTTCATATAGCCACGAGTTGGGTGTGTTTTCGACTAAAAAATAAGTTATCAGAGATTCTGCATCCACCACACTTTACTTAAATTTCTATTCAAGCAATgtcaaattaatgaaatattttttatttgataaggCACCGTTGCCTATAGTCTTATAATTCAGAATAAACAGGAACGTTATTGAGAGTTGAGGTGTTAGTAATTTAAATGGCTTGGAATCAGTCATACAATGTGTAAAAATAGCAGAAAAAGTCCATCAGAATCTTCTTAGCTATCAGAGATAAAgtcattttttcttttctgaaaaagttgataacattttatttatactaaatCAATCaaaatttcttaacctcaaaattacaaagaccgatacacagtttaaaacaggaatccactagaaaaaaaaaaaaatcacccatattggactacacattcttgggactcagcacgtaaaaaaacaacaacaaaaaacaatatactaagaaatcaaataaacacagccataaaactatgctcgccagataaaattaacgacaaattaaacaaaataagacaatacttcatcaacatagTTTCCTCCACAAAGCATAGAAAACGTGATACGGACACATCTAGACAAAAAGCaactaataaaaagtaaatatacgaattaaaaaaaacataataatcacgAAACCACATACTGGTGCATGCCATATGTTCCCcatatcaaaagaaaaataacaaacatttggcaaaaactagtaaaaagtATGATATTCcggttaataccaaatttattcaaaaaccagccacaaaactgaggtctatactatgtaaaacctacactgacaaacaaaacaccaacattatttataaaatacaaatgtgataagtgccacgacttctatattcgaggaacaagtagaaaatggaaaccagattcaaataacacaaaaagccaccttcacacgttttcgagcACTggaactcaaataaacacaacataaccatagaaaacactcaaatactaaataaagaaacaaacaaagcaacgCAAAATTAAGAAAGCCTTCctcatacaacaacttaagcctaaaatgaaccaatataaaggaacacctttataccgatattaaaaaatatatccaacatctaagcacgccttctacattTCTATACTCAATTTCACAAGCGCCTTCAAGCATGCGGGCAGCAACcggttctttgtgaacctgacgatgaccaaaggaggtcgaaacgttgttcgatcctCTATTATTGCCTTCTCTACACATagcagccgtttttaaatatataatttgtttaataaattggTCCCTGTACAGGTACCTCCTCTGGccaaagtgtgtttgttttaatacaatctGCATATAAAATAAGATAGTTGTACGTTTACTATTTAGGAAGTGGGGGGGGAGTTTAAGCCTAATTGACATCTACCTTAAATAAATCTTGCCAAGCGGTCTTACTGAAAGTGTCAAGATAATACAAGACAATAATAACAACACTAATAAGACTATGaaacattaagtttttaattaatttcagatcaaaacaaaaataaaaagtatattgaaGGTATGATTTACAGCAAAAGAATTATACACAATGTATTTCAgtactaataaaaacatttacgcTCTCTCCCCTCTAATACGTCGAGCTAactggatgtctttcggcataaTTGTCACGCGCTTAGCGTGAATGGCGCACAAATTTGTATCTTCAAAAAGCCCCACCAAATAAGCTTCAGCAGCTTCTTGCAATGCTAAAACTGCCGTACTTTGGAACCTCAGATCAGTCCTACGGTCTTGAGCAATTTCTCTAACCAATCGCTGAAACGGCAATTTCCTGATAAGCATGTCTGTAGATTTCTGATACCGTCTGATTTCTCGTAGTGCAACAGTTCCTACCAggaatgaaacaaacttaacactaTCTTTGTAGCGTTTCAGCTCTACTAatactgtatattattataataataaacaattcgAGTCAACCATAAAATTTTCGCTTACCTGTGGAGGGAAttagttttgtttagaaaataacaaaCTAGAAACATGGAACAAGCAAAAACAATGCGTatcattagtattattacatgatgaaagtaataaaataacaaagaaatttaaattagtaGACAGTTTATAGTTGTTAGGTTTTTTTTCAAagcagtaaaatattttgttctataaaTCAATCAGTGCTTAATAGCAGGCAATATCAAAACCcgacatatttaaatataacaaaacaattgtggaagtataaaatttcatcgAAACAAATCActaatagtattttattacaCCTTCCTTTCACCAACCTGGACGATAACGATGAGGTTTTTTAATACCGCCAGTTGCTGGAGCACTTTTTCTTGCTACTTTGGTTGCTAACTGTTTTCTTGGAGCTTTTCCACCTGTAGATTTTCTAGCTGTTTGTTTTGTTCGAGCCATTTTATAATACTAATAGCTAACTATTTTGATCATCATCCACTGCAATCTACTTTTATAATGACGCACTACCTATCATACATTTGGCTCTTATATAAACACCCGGATACCAATAAAGCAAGTGTTATTTACATAAGCCTTCACTATTGTCGAACCTACGCATTTCGTGGGGAAGTTTTGGGCGAAGAGCTGGATAATCATATTACTGTtctatacaataatttatttgtataaattagcaaaaacaaagtttatttatcaCATAATATGAATTTAGCCTTGCGCGCATGACAAAACTTTCATTTGtggtatatataagtataatgaattataaaatacttaATCTAGTTTCAACTGACCTTCCAACGAACACTTTGCACTTAGACTGAAAGAGAGAGCCGTTTAAAATATGAATGGTAAGGTGTCATTGCGATTATAGATAGcctaattttactttttgtggCACTAAGAACTTTTccagtaataaattatattttattgagttttattgataaataaagtgatcaatgataattataaactaaataagtAGAAAACTTTCAAAGGCAAGGTACTATAATTAATTGAATGCAAATAATTTATACAGGCCCATTTCGAGCAATGATTGAATTATAACTAACTTGGATAGAATATCGCTTAATATGTTCTAAATCAGAAATTCCCCTTGGGGGAATTTTGGGGTTTCAGGAAGGGAAATTGGGACCACAGATTGCCAAACTCAAACTATTGGAATATTGATCTTTCTACAGACAACAATTCTACAGATTGTACAATCTACAGGACATCACACTTTATTCAATAAAGATTATGTACAATCTGTAGAATTGtagcttgtttttaatttaatctgtgaCATTCAATAAACTTTATTGAATGTCAcagattatattaaaaataacgataaatatt of the Tachypleus tridentatus isolate NWPU-2018 chromosome 13, ASM421037v1, whole genome shotgun sequence genome contains:
- the LOC143239066 gene encoding histone H3-like, whose product is MARTKQTARKSTGGKAPRKQLATKVARKSAPATGGIKKPHRYRPGTVALREIRRYQKSTDMLIRKLPFQRLVREIAQDRRTDLRFQSTAVLALQEAAEAYLVGLFEDTNLCAIHAKRVTIMPKDIQLARRIRGERA